In Flavobacterium hankyongi, the genomic window GATCAATTATGGTCACTTCATATTCTAAATCCTTATTTGCAATGGTGACAGTATCTCCTTTTACCGAGTTTGAATTAGAGTTTGTGCTTGTAACATTTTTTGTTTTACAGCTAATTATAGTCACAAAAACGAACAGAAATATTATAAAATGTTTCATAATAATGAAAATTAAAAACCACGCTGATAAAGCGTGGTTTAGTTATTCTATTTTCCAAATAATTTTCCGAGTAAACCTCCAAGACCTCCTTTTTTAGTGACTGCTGCGAGTGCATCACCAACTCCTAGTTGTCCATCTCCATCTTGATCTAAAACTGAGGCTAATATAGAACCACCCATTGAAGAAGATTGTGATGATTGACTATTACCTAACAGTCCACCCAATAAATCACCTAAGTCGGTTCCATTTTGAACATTGCTGCTTTTTGCTTTTTTTGCTAAAATGGCCATTAAAATAGGTGCTGCAATTTTTAAAATCATTCCAATTTTATCAGAGCTTACTCCTGTATTTCGACTCAACGAGTTTTCAACATTAGCCTGATTATCTCCTAAAACATGACCCAGTATTTTTCCACCGTCTTCAGTATCAACACCGCCATTACCCATTAATCCACCAAGATTGTCAAGGAAACCACTATTATGTTTTCCTCCTAAAAGGGCACCAAGTAAACCGCTAGCTCCTTGCTCTGTAGAAGCATTATTTTGCATGGAATTAATTAATGTAGGTAATGCAGAAGTCAAAACCGATGAAGTTTCTGCTTCGCTGGTCCCAGCTTGTTGTCCTACACTCGAAATAATTTGTTTGCCTAAATCACTATTTAGTAAGTCCATTAATCCTGACATAATTCCTTAGTTGTTAAGTTAGTAAGGACATAAAATTAAGGAAAAATTTTAGATTTCGTGTTTCAATAATGTTATAATTTGCTCTGCTAATTCTGTTCCAATTCTGTCTTGAGCTTCAACTGTTGCAGCTCCAATATGTGGTGTTAACGATATTTGAGGATGCATTAAAATTTGTACCGCTGGTGTTGGTTCGTCTTGAAAAACATCCAATCCTGCAAAGGCCACTTTTTTGCTATCCAATGCTTCTACTAAATCAACTTCATTGATAATCCCACCACGCGAACAGTTAATGATTCCTACACCTTCTTTCATTATTTCAAATTCCTTTTTAGAAATTAAGTAACCATCCTGTGAAGGCACATGAAGGGTAATAAAGTCTGAATGTTTCAATAAATCTTCTACAGGTTCAGTAGCAATTTCTAGGTCTATGAATTGATCGTTGTAAAATTCTACTCGAATCATGGCTTTACCTACAAAACTATCCGATGCAATTACTTTCATGCCTAAGCCAAGCGCCATTTTGGCAACAGCCTGACCAATTCGGCCAAAACCAATAATACCAATAGTTTTTCCTCTTAGTTCAATTCCGTTAGCATAGGCTTTTTTCAATCCGTCAAAATTACTGTCACCTTCAAGTGGCATATTTCTGTTAGAATCGTGTAGAAAACGAACGCCACTGAATAAATGGGCAAACACTAATTCAGCTACCGAATTTGATGATGAAGCAGGTGTATTAATCACTTGTATGTCTTTCGAAATAGCATAATCAACATCAATATTATCCATTCCTACGCCGCCACGACCAATAATTTTTAAGGACGGACAAGCATCAATAATGTCTTTTCTCACTTTAGTCGCACTGCGAACTAATAGCGCGGCAATTTGGTGCGTGTTTATATAATTGGCAACCTGTTCTTGGGCCACTTTTGTAGTAATTACTTCAAATCCAGCATTTTCTAAATGTGCAATTCCACTTTTTGAAATGCCGTCGTTTGCTAAAATTTTCATTGTGTTTTTATTTAGGAGTTTTTCCCGCTATTCGCTGTATCTTTTTTTGTAACCTTCGAGAGCCTCAGGTTACAAAAAAGGATGCTGCTACTATCGGGGCTAGTTATATTTTATTTTCCAGTTCTTTCATTACACCAACCAATACTTGTACACTTTCAAGTGGTAAGGCGTTGTACATTGAGGCACGATATCCGCCAACTGATCTATGTCCTGTCAATCCAGATATTCCAGCCGCTTTCCACAATTTGTCAAAAGTTTCTGCATGACCTTCATCATTTAATACAAATGTAGCATTCATGATGCTTCTGTCTTCTGTAACGGCTGTTCCTCTAAATAAAGGATTGCGGTCAATCTCGGTATATAGTAAATTAGCTTTTGCTTCGTTTATTTTTTCAATGGCTTTAATTCCACCTTGCTTTTTTAACCATTGTAATGTTAGTAAAGATGCATAAATTGGGAATACTGGTGGAGTGTTATACATACTCTCTTTAGCGATATGTTGTTGGTAATCCAACATTGAAGGTATGTGTTTTCCAGTTTTGCCTAAAATTTCTTCTTTTACAACTACTAATGTAACTCCTGCAGGCCCCATGTTTTTTTGTGCACCGGCATAGATTAAATCGAATTTGGAAAAATCCAATGATCTCGAAAATATGTCAGAACTCATATCACAAACGATAGGAATATTCAATTCTGGGAACGATTTCATTTGTGTCCCAAAAATAGTATTGTTGCTTGTACAGTGAAAATAATTTGCATCTGTGGGAACTTCATAATTTTTAGGAATGTGATTATAGTTATCTGCTTTTGAAGAGGCAACCACAA contains:
- a CDS encoding DUF937 domain-containing protein, whose translation is MSGLMDLLNSDLGKQIISSVGQQAGTSEAETSSVLTSALPTLINSMQNNASTEQGASGLLGALLGGKHNSGFLDNLGGLMGNGGVDTEDGGKILGHVLGDNQANVENSLSRNTGVSSDKIGMILKIAAPILMAILAKKAKSSNVQNGTDLGDLLGGLLGNSQSSQSSSMGGSILASVLDQDGDGQLGVGDALAAVTKKGGLGGLLGKLFGK
- a CDS encoding D-2-hydroxyacid dehydrogenase, with protein sequence MKILANDGISKSGIAHLENAGFEVITTKVAQEQVANYINTHQIAALLVRSATKVRKDIIDACPSLKIIGRGGVGMDNIDVDYAISKDIQVINTPASSSNSVAELVFAHLFSGVRFLHDSNRNMPLEGDSNFDGLKKAYANGIELRGKTIGIIGFGRIGQAVAKMALGLGMKVIASDSFVGKAMIRVEFYNDQFIDLEIATEPVEDLLKHSDFITLHVPSQDGYLISKKEFEIMKEGVGIINCSRGGIINEVDLVEALDSKKVAFAGLDVFQDEPTPAVQILMHPQISLTPHIGAATVEAQDRIGTELAEQIITLLKHEI
- the serC gene encoding 3-phosphoserine/phosphohydroxythreonine transaminase encodes the protein MKKHNYSAGPCILPQEVFEQLAKAILNFNGMDLSILEISHRSAAFVSVMEEARALVLELLGLEGKGYQALFLHGGASLEFLMVPYNLMRENGKATYLDTGTWASGAIKEAKHFGETIVVASSKADNYNHIPKNYEVPTDANYFHCTSNNTIFGTQMKSFPELNIPIVCDMSSDIFSRSLDFSKFDLIYAGAQKNMGPAGVTLVVVKEEILGKTGKHIPSMLDYQQHIAKESMYNTPPVFPIYASLLTLQWLKKQGGIKAIEKINEAKANLLYTEIDRNPLFRGTAVTEDRSIMNATFVLNDEGHAETFDKLWKAAGISGLTGHRSVGGYRASMYNALPLESVQVLVGVMKELENKI